The proteins below are encoded in one region of Ciconia boyciana chromosome 19, ASM3463844v1, whole genome shotgun sequence:
- the PANK4 gene encoding 4'-phosphopantetheine phosphatase isoform X4 — protein sequence MRPGEEWVAFKMAERGGRGSGGHGSLDKSITLPPDEIFRNLENAKRFAIDIGGSLTKLAYYSTVQHKVARVRSFDHSGKDIENEPLYEISVQEEITARLHFIKFENTYIETCLDFIKDHLVNTETKVIKATGGGAYKFKDLIEKKLGLKVDKEDVMTCLIKGCNFVLRNIPHEVFAYQKDSDTEFRFQTNHPNIFPYLLVNIGSGVSIVKVETEDKFEWIGGSSIGGGTFWGLGALLTKTKKFDELLQLASKGQHTNVDMLVKDVYGGAYQTLGLSGNLIASSFGKSTTADKEFSKEDMAKSLLHMISNDIGQLACLYAKLHNLDKIYFGGFFIRGHPVTMRTITYSINFFSKGEVQALFLRHEGYLGAIGAFLKGAEQDNPNQYSWGENYAGSSGLMSTSPDVYPMQRTRSGTFDMLEMDRLERPLVNLPLLKDPSTYIPDTVDLTDDAMARKYWLTCFEEALDGVAKRAAASQPDSIDALERAEKFRQKYWNKLQTLRQQPFAYGTLTVRSLLDTREHCLNEFNFPDPYSKVKQKENGIALKCFQSVIESLDSLGWEERQFALVKGLLAGNVFDWGAKAVSDVLESEPQFGFEEAKSKLQERPWLEDSYSQWLERLKDVTAPSSPSCPFLAEGNPVHPTAC from the exons ATGAGGCCAGGCGAGGAGTGGGTCGCGTTCAAAAtggcggagcggggcgggcgagGTAGCGGCGGTCACGGCAGTTTGGACAAGAGCATCACCCTCCCGCCCGACGAAATCTTTCGCAACCTGGAGAACGCCAAGCGCTTCGCCATAGACATCG GTGGTTCATTAACCAAGTTGGCTTATTATTCAACTGTGCAGCACAAAGTGGCACGAGTGAGATCCTTTGATCATTCTGGAAAG gaCATAGAAAATGAACCTTTGTATGAAATATCGGTTCAGGAGGAGATTACAGCTCGACTTCACTTCATTAAATTTGAAAACACTTATATTGAAACCTGCCTAGATTTCATCAAAGACCATCTTGTCAATACAGAGACAAAAGTCATCAAAGCTACAGGTGGTGGTGCCTATAAATTCAAAGATCTTATTGAGAAGAAATTGGGGTTGAA aGTAGATAAAGAAGATGTAATGACCTGCCTAATTAAAGGATGCAACTTCGTGCTAAGGAACATACCCCATGAAGTGTTTGCGTACCAGAAAGATTCAGATACAGAATTCCGATTTCAGACAAACCATCCAAATATTTTCCCTTATTTACTGGTGAATATTGGCTCTGGTGTTTCTATAGTGAAG gtagaaacagaagacaaatttgAATGGATTGGAGGGAGCTCAATTGGAGGTGGAACATTCTGGGGTCTTGGAGCACTGCTTACAAAAACAAAG AAATTTGATGAATTGCTGCAACTCGCTTCAAAGGGACAGCACACAAATGTAGACATGCTGGTGAAAGATGTGTATGGAGGTGCCTACCAGACCCTGGGGCTAAGTGGAAATCTGATAGCTAGCAGCTTCGGGAAATCTACTACAGCAGATAAAG aaTTTTCCAAAGAAGATATGGCAAAAAGTTTACTACATATGATCAGCAATGACATCGGTCAACTCGCCTGCCTCTATGCCAAACTCCATAACttagataaaatatattttggaggATTCTTTATTCGGGGTCACCCTGTTACTATGCGCACAATAACCTACAGTATCAACTTCTTCTCCAAG GGAGAGGTTCAGGCATTGTTCCTGAGACATGAAGGCTACCTGGGAGCCATTGgggcatttttaaaaggagccGAACAAGACA atCCAAATCAGTATAGCTGGGGAGAGAATTATGCTGGGAGTTCTGGTCTTATGAGCACATCACCCGATGTTTACCCTATGCAGAGAACAAGGAGTGGTACA TTTGACATGCTTGAAATGGATAGGTTGGAGAGACCGCTTGTTAACCTACCCCTGCTGAAAGACCCATCAACCTATATTCCAGACACTGTTGACCTCACAGATGATGCCATGGCCAGAAAATACTGGCTCACCTGCTTTGAGGAGGCACTGGATGGG GTGGCAAAGCGTGCTGCAGCCAGTCAACCAGACTCTATTGATGCACTGGAGAGAGCTGAAAAGTTCCGACAGAAATACTGGAATAAGCTCCAGACGCTCAGGCAGCAGCCTTT TGCATATGGTACCTTAACAGTTAGAAGTCTTTTGGATACAAGGGAACACTGTTTAAACGAGTTCAATTTTCCGGATCCCTATTCAAAG gtaaagcagaaagaaaatggcatagccttaaaatgttttcaaagcgTAATCGAATCTTTGGATTCATtaggctgggaggagaggcagtTTGCTCTGGTGAAAGGACTTCTTGCGGGGAATGTCTTTGACTGGGGAGCAAAAGCAGTCTCAGA TGTTCTGGAATCTGAGCCACAATTTGGATTTGAAGAAGCCAAGTCAAAGCTACAAG AACGTCCCTGGTTAGAAGATTCCTACAGTCAGTGGCTAGAGCGACTGAAG GATGTTACTGCCCCCAGCAGTCCATCCTGCCCTTTCCTGGCAGAAGGGAATCCTGTTCACCCTACAGCATGCTAG
- the PANK4 gene encoding 4'-phosphopantetheine phosphatase isoform X2, translating to MRPGEEWVAFKMAERGGRGSGGHGSLDKSITLPPDEIFRNLENAKRFAIDIGGSLTKLAYYSTVQHKVARVRSFDHSGKDIENEPLYEISVQEEITARLHFIKFENTYIETCLDFIKDHLVNTETKVIKATGGGAYKFKDLIEKKLGLKVDKEDVMTCLIKGCNFVLRNIPHEVFAYQKDSDTEFRFQTNHPNIFPYLLVNIGSGVSIVKVETEDKFEWIGGSSIGGGTFWGLGALLTKTKKFDELLQLASKGQHTNVDMLVKDVYGGAYQTLGLSGNLIASSFGKSTTADKEFSKEDMAKSLLHMISNDIGQLACLYAKLHNLDKIYFGGFFIRGHPVTMRTITYSINFFSKGEVQALFLRHEGYLGAIGAFLKGAEQDNPNQYSWGENYAGSSGLMSTSPDVYPMQRTRSGTFDMLEMDRLERPLVNLPLLKDPSTYIPDTVDLTDDAMARKYWLTCFEEALDGVAKRAAASQPDSIDALERAEKFRQKYWNKLQTLRQQPFAYGTLTVRSLLDTREHCLNEFNFPDPYSKVKQKENGIALKCFQSVIESLDSLGWEERQFALVKGLLAGNVFDWGAKAVSDVLESEPQFGFEEAKSKLQERPWLEDSYSQWLERLKEGPPHKCALIFADNSGIDIILGVFPFVRELLSRGTEVILACNSGPALNDVTYSESLIVTERIAAMDPVIQSALREEKLLLVQTGSSSPCLDLSRLDKGLAVLVRERKTDLVIIEGMGRAIHTNYYAALKYECTFLL from the exons ATGAGGCCAGGCGAGGAGTGGGTCGCGTTCAAAAtggcggagcggggcgggcgagGTAGCGGCGGTCACGGCAGTTTGGACAAGAGCATCACCCTCCCGCCCGACGAAATCTTTCGCAACCTGGAGAACGCCAAGCGCTTCGCCATAGACATCG GTGGTTCATTAACCAAGTTGGCTTATTATTCAACTGTGCAGCACAAAGTGGCACGAGTGAGATCCTTTGATCATTCTGGAAAG gaCATAGAAAATGAACCTTTGTATGAAATATCGGTTCAGGAGGAGATTACAGCTCGACTTCACTTCATTAAATTTGAAAACACTTATATTGAAACCTGCCTAGATTTCATCAAAGACCATCTTGTCAATACAGAGACAAAAGTCATCAAAGCTACAGGTGGTGGTGCCTATAAATTCAAAGATCTTATTGAGAAGAAATTGGGGTTGAA aGTAGATAAAGAAGATGTAATGACCTGCCTAATTAAAGGATGCAACTTCGTGCTAAGGAACATACCCCATGAAGTGTTTGCGTACCAGAAAGATTCAGATACAGAATTCCGATTTCAGACAAACCATCCAAATATTTTCCCTTATTTACTGGTGAATATTGGCTCTGGTGTTTCTATAGTGAAG gtagaaacagaagacaaatttgAATGGATTGGAGGGAGCTCAATTGGAGGTGGAACATTCTGGGGTCTTGGAGCACTGCTTACAAAAACAAAG AAATTTGATGAATTGCTGCAACTCGCTTCAAAGGGACAGCACACAAATGTAGACATGCTGGTGAAAGATGTGTATGGAGGTGCCTACCAGACCCTGGGGCTAAGTGGAAATCTGATAGCTAGCAGCTTCGGGAAATCTACTACAGCAGATAAAG aaTTTTCCAAAGAAGATATGGCAAAAAGTTTACTACATATGATCAGCAATGACATCGGTCAACTCGCCTGCCTCTATGCCAAACTCCATAACttagataaaatatattttggaggATTCTTTATTCGGGGTCACCCTGTTACTATGCGCACAATAACCTACAGTATCAACTTCTTCTCCAAG GGAGAGGTTCAGGCATTGTTCCTGAGACATGAAGGCTACCTGGGAGCCATTGgggcatttttaaaaggagccGAACAAGACA atCCAAATCAGTATAGCTGGGGAGAGAATTATGCTGGGAGTTCTGGTCTTATGAGCACATCACCCGATGTTTACCCTATGCAGAGAACAAGGAGTGGTACA TTTGACATGCTTGAAATGGATAGGTTGGAGAGACCGCTTGTTAACCTACCCCTGCTGAAAGACCCATCAACCTATATTCCAGACACTGTTGACCTCACAGATGATGCCATGGCCAGAAAATACTGGCTCACCTGCTTTGAGGAGGCACTGGATGGG GTGGCAAAGCGTGCTGCAGCCAGTCAACCAGACTCTATTGATGCACTGGAGAGAGCTGAAAAGTTCCGACAGAAATACTGGAATAAGCTCCAGACGCTCAGGCAGCAGCCTTT TGCATATGGTACCTTAACAGTTAGAAGTCTTTTGGATACAAGGGAACACTGTTTAAACGAGTTCAATTTTCCGGATCCCTATTCAAAG gtaaagcagaaagaaaatggcatagccttaaaatgttttcaaagcgTAATCGAATCTTTGGATTCATtaggctgggaggagaggcagtTTGCTCTGGTGAAAGGACTTCTTGCGGGGAATGTCTTTGACTGGGGAGCAAAAGCAGTCTCAGA TGTTCTGGAATCTGAGCCACAATTTGGATTTGAAGAAGCCAAGTCAAAGCTACAAG AACGTCCCTGGTTAGAAGATTCCTACAGTCAGTGGCTAGAGCGACTGAAG GAGGGTCCCCCTCATAAATGTGCCTTAATTTTCGCAGATAACAGTGGAATAGACATAATTTTAGGAGTCTTTCCTTTTGTCCGAGAGCTCCTTTCTAGAGGGACAGAG GTTATCTTGGCTTGTAACTCTGGCCCTGCCCTAAATGATGTCACCTACAGTGAATCGCTGATCGTAACTGAACGGATAGCAGCAATGGATCCAGTTATTCA atCTGCACTGAGGGAAGAGAAGCTGCTGTTGGTTCAGACAGGTTCGAGTTCTCCGTGTCTAGATCTAAG CCGTCTGGATAAAGGTTTGGCTGTGCTGGTCAGAGAGCGGAAGACAGACTTGGTTATCATTGAGGGCATGGGTCGTGCCATCCACACGAATTACTACGCGGCTTTGAAGT ACGAGTGcacatttcttctgtga
- the PANK4 gene encoding 4'-phosphopantetheine phosphatase isoform X3: protein MHIKVTPEHHSSPAGGSLTKLAYYSTVQHKVARVRSFDHSGKDIENEPLYEISVQEEITARLHFIKFENTYIETCLDFIKDHLVNTETKVIKATGGGAYKFKDLIEKKLGLKVDKEDVMTCLIKGCNFVLRNIPHEVFAYQKDSDTEFRFQTNHPNIFPYLLVNIGSGVSIVKVETEDKFEWIGGSSIGGGTFWGLGALLTKTKKFDELLQLASKGQHTNVDMLVKDVYGGAYQTLGLSGNLIASSFGKSTTADKEFSKEDMAKSLLHMISNDIGQLACLYAKLHNLDKIYFGGFFIRGHPVTMRTITYSINFFSKGEVQALFLRHEGYLGAIGAFLKGAEQDNPNQYSWGENYAGSSGLMSTSPDVYPMQRTRSGTFDMLEMDRLERPLVNLPLLKDPSTYIPDTVDLTDDAMARKYWLTCFEEALDGVAKRAAASQPDSIDALERAEKFRQKYWNKLQTLRQQPFAYGTLTVRSLLDTREHCLNEFNFPDPYSKVKQKENGIALKCFQSVIESLDSLGWEERQFALVKGLLAGNVFDWGAKAVSDVLESEPQFGFEEAKSKLQERPWLEDSYSQWLERLKEGPPHKCALIFADNSGIDIILGVFPFVRELLSRGTEVILACNSGPALNDVTYSESLIVTERIAAMDPVIQSALREEKLLLVQTGSSSPCLDLSRLDKGLAVLVRERKTDLVIIEGMGRAIHTNYYAALKCESLKLAVIKNSWLADRLGGKIFSVIFKYEVPCK, encoded by the exons ATGCACATCAAAGTGACACCTGAGCAccacagctccccagcag GTGGTTCATTAACCAAGTTGGCTTATTATTCAACTGTGCAGCACAAAGTGGCACGAGTGAGATCCTTTGATCATTCTGGAAAG gaCATAGAAAATGAACCTTTGTATGAAATATCGGTTCAGGAGGAGATTACAGCTCGACTTCACTTCATTAAATTTGAAAACACTTATATTGAAACCTGCCTAGATTTCATCAAAGACCATCTTGTCAATACAGAGACAAAAGTCATCAAAGCTACAGGTGGTGGTGCCTATAAATTCAAAGATCTTATTGAGAAGAAATTGGGGTTGAA aGTAGATAAAGAAGATGTAATGACCTGCCTAATTAAAGGATGCAACTTCGTGCTAAGGAACATACCCCATGAAGTGTTTGCGTACCAGAAAGATTCAGATACAGAATTCCGATTTCAGACAAACCATCCAAATATTTTCCCTTATTTACTGGTGAATATTGGCTCTGGTGTTTCTATAGTGAAG gtagaaacagaagacaaatttgAATGGATTGGAGGGAGCTCAATTGGAGGTGGAACATTCTGGGGTCTTGGAGCACTGCTTACAAAAACAAAG AAATTTGATGAATTGCTGCAACTCGCTTCAAAGGGACAGCACACAAATGTAGACATGCTGGTGAAAGATGTGTATGGAGGTGCCTACCAGACCCTGGGGCTAAGTGGAAATCTGATAGCTAGCAGCTTCGGGAAATCTACTACAGCAGATAAAG aaTTTTCCAAAGAAGATATGGCAAAAAGTTTACTACATATGATCAGCAATGACATCGGTCAACTCGCCTGCCTCTATGCCAAACTCCATAACttagataaaatatattttggaggATTCTTTATTCGGGGTCACCCTGTTACTATGCGCACAATAACCTACAGTATCAACTTCTTCTCCAAG GGAGAGGTTCAGGCATTGTTCCTGAGACATGAAGGCTACCTGGGAGCCATTGgggcatttttaaaaggagccGAACAAGACA atCCAAATCAGTATAGCTGGGGAGAGAATTATGCTGGGAGTTCTGGTCTTATGAGCACATCACCCGATGTTTACCCTATGCAGAGAACAAGGAGTGGTACA TTTGACATGCTTGAAATGGATAGGTTGGAGAGACCGCTTGTTAACCTACCCCTGCTGAAAGACCCATCAACCTATATTCCAGACACTGTTGACCTCACAGATGATGCCATGGCCAGAAAATACTGGCTCACCTGCTTTGAGGAGGCACTGGATGGG GTGGCAAAGCGTGCTGCAGCCAGTCAACCAGACTCTATTGATGCACTGGAGAGAGCTGAAAAGTTCCGACAGAAATACTGGAATAAGCTCCAGACGCTCAGGCAGCAGCCTTT TGCATATGGTACCTTAACAGTTAGAAGTCTTTTGGATACAAGGGAACACTGTTTAAACGAGTTCAATTTTCCGGATCCCTATTCAAAG gtaaagcagaaagaaaatggcatagccttaaaatgttttcaaagcgTAATCGAATCTTTGGATTCATtaggctgggaggagaggcagtTTGCTCTGGTGAAAGGACTTCTTGCGGGGAATGTCTTTGACTGGGGAGCAAAAGCAGTCTCAGA TGTTCTGGAATCTGAGCCACAATTTGGATTTGAAGAAGCCAAGTCAAAGCTACAAG AACGTCCCTGGTTAGAAGATTCCTACAGTCAGTGGCTAGAGCGACTGAAG GAGGGTCCCCCTCATAAATGTGCCTTAATTTTCGCAGATAACAGTGGAATAGACATAATTTTAGGAGTCTTTCCTTTTGTCCGAGAGCTCCTTTCTAGAGGGACAGAG GTTATCTTGGCTTGTAACTCTGGCCCTGCCCTAAATGATGTCACCTACAGTGAATCGCTGATCGTAACTGAACGGATAGCAGCAATGGATCCAGTTATTCA atCTGCACTGAGGGAAGAGAAGCTGCTGTTGGTTCAGACAGGTTCGAGTTCTCCGTGTCTAGATCTAAG CCGTCTGGATAAAGGTTTGGCTGTGCTGGTCAGAGAGCGGAAGACAGACTTGGTTATCATTGAGGGCATGGGTCGTGCCATCCACACGAATTACTACGCGGCTTTGAAGTGTGAGAGCCTCAAACTTGCTGTTATCAAAAACTCCTGGCTTGCTGATCGTCTTGGAgggaaaattttcagtgtaatttttaaGTATGAAGTGCCATGTAAATGA
- the LOC140661455 gene encoding probable glutamate receptor: MDKGLHFLFCVITTMLLLRESSQTGTKRNDDAVSKGTDSRGPEEGLPTLTVTTILEDPYVMVRSAELEGYCIDLLKALAAMLHFGYKVKVVGDGQYGAVSSNGNWTGMIGEILRQEADIAVAPLTVTSAREEVVSFTTPFLQTGIGILLRKDTVSQEMSFFHFLAPFSKETWTGLLFAYVLTCFCLFLVARLSPCEWNEPKNEENHFTFLNSLWFGAGALALQGVTPRPKALSVRVIAAVWWLFTIALLAAYIANFTALLSSGSEQLPIQTFEDLVKQRKLEFGTLDGSSTFYFFKNSKNPIHQMVYEYMDKRRDHVLVKTYQEAVQRVMESNYAFIGESISQDLAAARHCNLIRAPEVIGARGFGIATTQASRWTKKLSIAVLKLRESGDLDYLRNKWWETSCLHKSRERWSPLQPQALGGLFLTLAIGLALGVIAAVVELSNKSRHAAGHVKKSCCSVFTEEMCTRLRIKENTRQSQETSGRANA; this comes from the exons ATGGACAAAGGTCTTCACTTCCTCTTCTGTGTGATTACAACCATGCTGCTCCTGAGAGAATCAAGCCAGACAG gaactAAAAGGAATGATGATGCTGTGAGTAAG GGCACTGACTCGAGGGGACCAGAAGAGGGTCTTCCAACTTTGACTGTCACAACAATCCTG GAAGATCCTTATGTCATGGTGAGAAGTGCAGAACTGGAGGGATACTGCATTGATTTGCTGAAAGCACTTGCTGCAATGCTTCACTTCGGCTACAAGGTGAAGGTGGTGGGAGATGGGCAGTATGGTGCCGTCTCTTCCAATGGGAACTGGACAGGGATGATTGGCGAGATTTTGAGACAG GAAGCAGATATTGCAGTGGCTCCCTTGACAGTCACGTCAGCAAGGGAAGAGGTGGTCTCCTTCACCACGCCGTTCCTGCAGACTGGGATTGGAATCTTGCTTCGAAAAGACACCGTCTCTCAGGAGATGTCTTTCTTCCACTTCCTGGCTCCTTTCAGTAAGGAGACCTGGACTGGCCTTTTATTTGCTTATGTGCTGACAtgcttctgcctctttcttGTTGCCAG ACTGAGCCCCTGTGAATGGAATGAGCCAAAGAATGAAGAGAACCACTTTACCTTCCTAAATAGCCTCTGGTTTGGAGCAGGAGCACTTGCACTGCAAG GTGTCACCCCTCGGCCCAAAGCGCTCTCTGTGCGGGTCATCGCTGCCGTCTGGTGGCTGTTCACCATTGCCTTGCTGGCTGCCTACATCGCCAACTTCACCGCTCTGCTGAGCTCTGGCAGCGAGCAGCTCCCCATCCAGACTTTTGAAGATCTTGTGAAGCAAAGAAAGCTTGAGTTTGGGACACTGGACGGCTCTTCTACTTTCTACTTCTTCAAG AACTCCAAGAATCCTATCCATCAGATGGTCTATGAATATATGGACAAGAGACGAGACCACGTTTTAGTCAAAACCTACCAGGAAGCAGTTCAACGTGTGATGGAATCAAACTATGCCTTCATTGGTGAATCCATCTCTCAAGACCTTGCAGCTGCCAGGCACTGCAATTTGATCAGGGCCCCTGAAGTTATTGGAGCCAGAGGATTTGGCATTGCCACTACCCAGG CATCCCGGTGGACTAAGAAGCTCTCCATTGCTGTCCTCAAACTGCGTGAATCAGGTGATCTTGACTACTTGCGTAACAAGTGGTGGGAGACCAGTTGCCTTCACAAAAGTAGAGAGAGATGGAGtcctctgcagccccaggctcTGGGTGGGCTCTTTCTTACTCTCGCAATTGGCCTTGCATTGGGAGTGATCGCAGCTGTGGTGGAGCTGTCAAACAAGAGCAGACACGCTGCGGGGCACGTGAAG aaatcttgTTGCTCCgttttcacagaagaaatgtgCACTCGTCTAcgtataaaagaaaatacaagacaaaGCCAGGAGACTTCAGGGAGGGCTAATGCTTAA
- the PANK4 gene encoding 4'-phosphopantetheine phosphatase isoform X1: protein MRPGEEWVAFKMAERGGRGSGGHGSLDKSITLPPDEIFRNLENAKRFAIDIGGSLTKLAYYSTVQHKVARVRSFDHSGKDIENEPLYEISVQEEITARLHFIKFENTYIETCLDFIKDHLVNTETKVIKATGGGAYKFKDLIEKKLGLKVDKEDVMTCLIKGCNFVLRNIPHEVFAYQKDSDTEFRFQTNHPNIFPYLLVNIGSGVSIVKVETEDKFEWIGGSSIGGGTFWGLGALLTKTKKFDELLQLASKGQHTNVDMLVKDVYGGAYQTLGLSGNLIASSFGKSTTADKEFSKEDMAKSLLHMISNDIGQLACLYAKLHNLDKIYFGGFFIRGHPVTMRTITYSINFFSKGEVQALFLRHEGYLGAIGAFLKGAEQDNPNQYSWGENYAGSSGLMSTSPDVYPMQRTRSGTFDMLEMDRLERPLVNLPLLKDPSTYIPDTVDLTDDAMARKYWLTCFEEALDGVAKRAAASQPDSIDALERAEKFRQKYWNKLQTLRQQPFAYGTLTVRSLLDTREHCLNEFNFPDPYSKVKQKENGIALKCFQSVIESLDSLGWEERQFALVKGLLAGNVFDWGAKAVSDVLESEPQFGFEEAKSKLQERPWLEDSYSQWLERLKEGPPHKCALIFADNSGIDIILGVFPFVRELLSRGTEVILACNSGPALNDVTYSESLIVTERIAAMDPVIQSALREEKLLLVQTGSSSPCLDLSRLDKGLAVLVRERKTDLVIIEGMGRAIHTNYYAALKCESLKLAVIKNSWLADRLGGKIFSVIFKYEVPCK, encoded by the exons ATGAGGCCAGGCGAGGAGTGGGTCGCGTTCAAAAtggcggagcggggcgggcgagGTAGCGGCGGTCACGGCAGTTTGGACAAGAGCATCACCCTCCCGCCCGACGAAATCTTTCGCAACCTGGAGAACGCCAAGCGCTTCGCCATAGACATCG GTGGTTCATTAACCAAGTTGGCTTATTATTCAACTGTGCAGCACAAAGTGGCACGAGTGAGATCCTTTGATCATTCTGGAAAG gaCATAGAAAATGAACCTTTGTATGAAATATCGGTTCAGGAGGAGATTACAGCTCGACTTCACTTCATTAAATTTGAAAACACTTATATTGAAACCTGCCTAGATTTCATCAAAGACCATCTTGTCAATACAGAGACAAAAGTCATCAAAGCTACAGGTGGTGGTGCCTATAAATTCAAAGATCTTATTGAGAAGAAATTGGGGTTGAA aGTAGATAAAGAAGATGTAATGACCTGCCTAATTAAAGGATGCAACTTCGTGCTAAGGAACATACCCCATGAAGTGTTTGCGTACCAGAAAGATTCAGATACAGAATTCCGATTTCAGACAAACCATCCAAATATTTTCCCTTATTTACTGGTGAATATTGGCTCTGGTGTTTCTATAGTGAAG gtagaaacagaagacaaatttgAATGGATTGGAGGGAGCTCAATTGGAGGTGGAACATTCTGGGGTCTTGGAGCACTGCTTACAAAAACAAAG AAATTTGATGAATTGCTGCAACTCGCTTCAAAGGGACAGCACACAAATGTAGACATGCTGGTGAAAGATGTGTATGGAGGTGCCTACCAGACCCTGGGGCTAAGTGGAAATCTGATAGCTAGCAGCTTCGGGAAATCTACTACAGCAGATAAAG aaTTTTCCAAAGAAGATATGGCAAAAAGTTTACTACATATGATCAGCAATGACATCGGTCAACTCGCCTGCCTCTATGCCAAACTCCATAACttagataaaatatattttggaggATTCTTTATTCGGGGTCACCCTGTTACTATGCGCACAATAACCTACAGTATCAACTTCTTCTCCAAG GGAGAGGTTCAGGCATTGTTCCTGAGACATGAAGGCTACCTGGGAGCCATTGgggcatttttaaaaggagccGAACAAGACA atCCAAATCAGTATAGCTGGGGAGAGAATTATGCTGGGAGTTCTGGTCTTATGAGCACATCACCCGATGTTTACCCTATGCAGAGAACAAGGAGTGGTACA TTTGACATGCTTGAAATGGATAGGTTGGAGAGACCGCTTGTTAACCTACCCCTGCTGAAAGACCCATCAACCTATATTCCAGACACTGTTGACCTCACAGATGATGCCATGGCCAGAAAATACTGGCTCACCTGCTTTGAGGAGGCACTGGATGGG GTGGCAAAGCGTGCTGCAGCCAGTCAACCAGACTCTATTGATGCACTGGAGAGAGCTGAAAAGTTCCGACAGAAATACTGGAATAAGCTCCAGACGCTCAGGCAGCAGCCTTT TGCATATGGTACCTTAACAGTTAGAAGTCTTTTGGATACAAGGGAACACTGTTTAAACGAGTTCAATTTTCCGGATCCCTATTCAAAG gtaaagcagaaagaaaatggcatagccttaaaatgttttcaaagcgTAATCGAATCTTTGGATTCATtaggctgggaggagaggcagtTTGCTCTGGTGAAAGGACTTCTTGCGGGGAATGTCTTTGACTGGGGAGCAAAAGCAGTCTCAGA TGTTCTGGAATCTGAGCCACAATTTGGATTTGAAGAAGCCAAGTCAAAGCTACAAG AACGTCCCTGGTTAGAAGATTCCTACAGTCAGTGGCTAGAGCGACTGAAG GAGGGTCCCCCTCATAAATGTGCCTTAATTTTCGCAGATAACAGTGGAATAGACATAATTTTAGGAGTCTTTCCTTTTGTCCGAGAGCTCCTTTCTAGAGGGACAGAG GTTATCTTGGCTTGTAACTCTGGCCCTGCCCTAAATGATGTCACCTACAGTGAATCGCTGATCGTAACTGAACGGATAGCAGCAATGGATCCAGTTATTCA atCTGCACTGAGGGAAGAGAAGCTGCTGTTGGTTCAGACAGGTTCGAGTTCTCCGTGTCTAGATCTAAG CCGTCTGGATAAAGGTTTGGCTGTGCTGGTCAGAGAGCGGAAGACAGACTTGGTTATCATTGAGGGCATGGGTCGTGCCATCCACACGAATTACTACGCGGCTTTGAAGTGTGAGAGCCTCAAACTTGCTGTTATCAAAAACTCCTGGCTTGCTGATCGTCTTGGAgggaaaattttcagtgtaatttttaaGTATGAAGTGCCATGTAAATGA
- the HES5 gene encoding transcription factor HES-5 yields MAPSALSLEILTPKEKNRLRKPIVEKLRRDRINSSIEQLKLLLEKEFQRYQPNSKLEKADILEMTVSYLKYSRAFAASTKSLQQDYCEGYAWCLKEALQFLSLHPANTETRMKLICHFQRSQALPKDSGSSSAPASTHQPPAKQAALKSSCSLWRPW; encoded by the exons ATGGCACCCAGTGCTCTCTCCCTGGAAATCCTAACAcccaaagagaaaaacaga CTCAGGAAACCCATTGTAGAAAAACTGCGTCGCGATCGGATTAACAGCAGCATCGAGCAGCTGAAACTGCTCCTGGAGAAGGAGTTTCAGAGATACCAGCCCAATTCCAAGCTGGAGAAAGCCGACATCCTGGAGATGACTGTCAGCTACCTGAAATACAGCCGAG CTTTTGCAGCATCTACCAAAAGCCTACAGCAGGATTATTGCGAAGGGTATGCCTGGTGCCTCAAAGAAGCTCTGCAATTCCTGTCTCTCCATCCAGCAAACACAGAAACCCGGATGAAGCTGATCTGCCATTTCCAGAGGTCACAAGCACTGCCTAAGGACTCTGGTTCTTCTTCTGCACCCGCTTCCACCCATCAGCCCCCTGCAAAACAAGCAGCACTGAAatcctcctgcagcctctggaggccTTGGTAG